Proteins co-encoded in one Paracrocinitomix mangrovi genomic window:
- the pdxA gene encoding 4-hydroxythreonine-4-phosphate dehydrogenase PdxA encodes MSNDLIRVGITVGDINGVGLEVIIKTLQDTKVYENSIPIIYGSSKAVSFHKKEAVQIEEFNFLAVKNAEEAKPKKINVINCWKEEVKIILGEKNANGGKYALLSLEAATKDLKEGKIDVLVTAPINKDCVREAGFEFAGHTEYLAHMNNQEDVLMFMIAGDLRVGVVTGHVPLKDVPSLITEEAVEKKLRMMLDSLRKDFLIPKPRIAVLGLNPHAGDRGTIGQEELEIINPVISKLRDEGELIYGSYSADGFFGSSNVKIFDAILSMYHDQGLTGFKSISFDEGVNYTAGLPIVRTSPDHGTAYDIAGKNRASERSFRNAYFLACDVHRRRMRYDELHKNPLEKQTTKK; translated from the coding sequence ATGAGTAACGATTTAATAAGGGTAGGAATTACCGTTGGAGATATCAATGGAGTTGGATTAGAAGTAATCATTAAAACTTTACAAGACACTAAAGTTTATGAAAATTCAATTCCTATAATTTATGGTTCATCAAAGGCTGTTAGTTTCCATAAAAAAGAAGCTGTTCAGATAGAGGAGTTTAACTTTTTAGCAGTTAAAAATGCTGAAGAAGCAAAGCCTAAGAAAATCAACGTGATCAATTGTTGGAAAGAAGAAGTTAAGATTATTTTGGGCGAGAAAAATGCCAACGGAGGAAAATATGCTTTGTTGTCGTTAGAAGCAGCCACAAAAGATCTTAAAGAAGGAAAAATTGACGTTTTGGTTACTGCCCCAATTAATAAAGATTGTGTTAGAGAGGCAGGTTTTGAATTTGCAGGTCACACTGAATATTTGGCGCACATGAATAATCAAGAGGATGTTTTGATGTTTATGATCGCTGGAGATTTGAGAGTAGGTGTGGTAACAGGACATGTTCCCCTTAAAGATGTTCCTTCATTAATTACTGAAGAGGCTGTTGAAAAGAAGCTGAGAATGATGTTGGATTCATTGAGGAAAGACTTTCTTATTCCTAAGCCAAGAATTGCGGTTTTAGGACTTAACCCTCATGCTGGAGACAGAGGAACAATTGGCCAGGAAGAGTTAGAGATTATTAATCCTGTAATCTCAAAATTAAGAGATGAAGGGGAGTTAATTTACGGTTCTTATTCTGCAGATGGATTTTTTGGCTCATCAAATGTTAAGATTTTTGATGCAATTTTATCAATGTATCACGATCAGGGATTGACTGGTTTTAAATCAATTTCATTTGATGAAGGAGTGAATTATACAGCTGGTTTACCAATTGTAAGAACATCTCCTGATCACGGTACAGCCTATGATATTGCTGGGAAAAATAGGGCTTCTGAAAGGTCATTTAGAAATGCTTATTTTTTAGCTTGTGATGTCCATAGAAGAAGAATGCGATATGATGAATTGCATAAAAATCCGCTAGAAAAACAAACTACTAAGAAATAA
- the accB gene encoding acetyl-CoA carboxylase biotin carboxyl carrier protein, translating into MDIKEIQNLIKFVSKSGVTEVAIEQGDFKITIKTDQIGEHVVVQQPVMAAPQQVAAPQVTTQAAPVAAETPAATEAAETPASSNLIEIKSPMIGTFYRKSAPEKPAFVNVGDTIKPGDVLCIVEAMKLFNEIESEVAGKIVKVLVDDTTPIEYDQPLFLVEPA; encoded by the coding sequence ATGGACATTAAGGAAATTCAAAATCTGATCAAATTCGTATCAAAATCTGGAGTTACTGAAGTTGCAATTGAGCAAGGTGATTTTAAGATTACAATTAAAACTGATCAAATAGGAGAGCACGTAGTTGTTCAACAACCTGTTATGGCTGCGCCTCAACAAGTTGCTGCTCCTCAAGTAACAACACAAGCAGCACCGGTTGCAGCAGAAACTCCTGCCGCAACTGAAGCAGCAGAAACTCCTGCATCTAGCAACTTGATCGAAATCAAGTCGCCAATGATTGGAACTTTCTATAGAAAAAGTGCTCCAGAAAAACCTGCATTTGTTAATGTTGGAGATACAATCAAACCTGGAGACGTTCTTTGTATTGTTGAAGCAATGAAATTGTTCAATGAGATCGAATCTGAGGTTGCTGGTAAAATCGTTAAAGTTTTAGTTGACGATACCACTCCAATTGAGTACGATCAACCATTGTTCTTGGTAGAACCTGCTTAA
- the rpmF gene encoding 50S ribosomal protein L32 — protein sequence MAHPKRKISKTRRDKRRTHVKAVADNISTCPTTGQPHLYHRAFWHEGKLYYKGKVVMEKELAV from the coding sequence ATGGCACATCCTAAGAGAAAGATCTCGAAAACGAGAAGAGACAAAAGAAGAACACATGTAAAAGCAGTTGCAGACAATATCTCAACTTGCCCAACTACAGGACAGCCTCACCTTTATCACAGAGCTTTTTGGCATGAGGGTAAACTTTACTATAAAGGTAAAGTAGTGATGGAAAAAGAACTTGCTGTATAA
- a CDS encoding gliding motility-associated C-terminal domain-containing protein, whose amino-acid sequence MRLKITYLIIFLFTAFGAGATHNRSGSITYRHISGYTYEFTITTCTKTSSDADRPELQVSWGDGSMDTIPRQTPIDFIQAYDVQINTYIGSHTFTGPSSYIISVEDPNRNSNILNITNSVDKVFCIQTELVISPFIGTPNNSLVIEDCPCPEFACLNKLYCYNLSAYDPDGDSLSYSLVPCRGEDCLEMIMPEIYEYPDAVGGGTMTIDPITGTLCWDSPQFQGEYNLAIKITEWRNGFYVGSVIQDMQLTVKACNNDPPVIKDVSDTCVFAGNQVEIDFVAADPNAGDVVTVSATGAIFNVGNNPALFVDSTAADTAVGTFMWLPNCEDATNNYYNIIVHAVDNDPNVPLEDLSTFRIKVNIPPVQNVNVTPSGSTMVINWNPSVCGNIDHYNIYRNTDSLTEAENCCSNGAAEGLGYELVGTTTDTFYIDNSPIVVGNDYCYLVTAVNSNGVESCLSNIDCEHLNFEIPVLTHVSINTTNPSTGTDTVKWAYPKELDTLSFTGPYHYQLYRIQGYSGTESLVLTTSPQTSIINPDTTFEDSNLDTENNPYTYRVELYNDGILVGSSVTASSIYLSLTPNDNQLELNWTESIPWNNTSYEIYRETFAGSGIFNLIGTTNSIGYVDTGLVNGADYCYKIKTIGSYSSGGIVNPIENWSQEVCGSPIDLTAPCPPELFIDGDCDVEETYLTWTNPNNSCADDVMSYNLYFAAFEGDSLEFLTSFNSQFDTSFTHADRGSIAGCYYITAIDSAQYGNESEPSNIACIDNCDGVYDLPNVFTPDNSGANDLYHPLLPYKFVDHIELQIFSRWGDLVYETTDPQIDWDGVNLEGKVCNDGVYFYTITVYEIKLSGLVSREFQGNITIINSQH is encoded by the coding sequence TTGAGGTTAAAAATCACATATCTGATCATATTTTTGTTCACGGCTTTTGGAGCCGGAGCAACGCACAATCGTTCAGGATCTATTACCTACAGACACATTAGTGGATACACTTATGAATTTACTATTACCACTTGTACAAAAACATCAAGTGATGCTGATAGACCTGAACTACAAGTCAGTTGGGGTGATGGTTCAATGGACACTATTCCCAGACAAACGCCAATTGATTTTATTCAAGCATACGACGTTCAAATAAACACATACATTGGCTCGCATACATTTACAGGTCCTTCATCCTATATTATAAGTGTTGAAGATCCAAACAGGAATTCAAATATTTTAAATATTACAAATTCGGTTGACAAAGTATTTTGTATCCAAACAGAGTTGGTTATTTCACCATTTATTGGAACACCTAATAATTCATTGGTTATTGAAGATTGTCCTTGTCCTGAATTTGCTTGTCTGAATAAACTATACTGTTACAATTTATCAGCCTATGATCCTGATGGAGACAGTTTAAGTTACTCTTTGGTGCCTTGTAGAGGAGAAGATTGTTTGGAAATGATCATGCCTGAAATTTATGAATACCCTGATGCAGTTGGTGGTGGAACTATGACAATAGACCCAATTACTGGAACGCTTTGCTGGGATTCACCACAATTTCAAGGAGAATACAATTTGGCCATTAAAATTACTGAATGGAGAAATGGATTTTATGTAGGATCAGTCATTCAGGATATGCAATTGACAGTAAAGGCATGCAACAATGATCCTCCTGTAATTAAAGACGTTTCAGACACCTGTGTTTTTGCAGGAAACCAAGTTGAAATTGACTTTGTTGCAGCAGATCCAAATGCTGGAGATGTTGTGACTGTTAGTGCAACAGGCGCTATTTTCAACGTGGGTAACAATCCTGCATTATTTGTGGATTCAACAGCTGCTGATACGGCAGTAGGGACCTTTATGTGGTTGCCCAATTGTGAAGATGCCACTAACAATTACTACAACATTATAGTTCATGCAGTGGACAATGACCCTAATGTACCATTGGAAGATTTGTCAACTTTCAGAATTAAAGTAAACATCCCACCAGTGCAAAATGTGAATGTTACCCCCTCAGGAAGTACCATGGTAATAAATTGGAACCCTTCAGTTTGTGGAAACATTGATCATTATAATATTTATCGAAATACAGACTCACTTACAGAAGCTGAAAATTGTTGTTCAAATGGAGCAGCAGAGGGATTAGGTTACGAACTGGTAGGAACAACGACAGATACATTTTACATTGACAATAGTCCAATTGTAGTAGGTAATGATTATTGTTATTTAGTGACTGCTGTCAATTCAAATGGTGTTGAAAGTTGTTTATCTAATATAGACTGTGAGCACTTGAATTTTGAAATCCCTGTTTTGACGCACGTTTCCATAAACACTACTAATCCTTCTACAGGAACAGATACTGTAAAATGGGCATATCCTAAAGAACTTGACACATTATCATTCACAGGTCCCTATCACTATCAACTCTACCGTATTCAAGGTTACTCTGGTACCGAATCACTTGTGCTAACAACATCACCTCAAACATCAATTATTAATCCGGATACAACTTTTGAAGACAGTAATTTGGATACAGAAAACAACCCTTACACCTATCGAGTAGAATTGTATAATGATGGGATTTTAGTCGGTTCTTCTGTTACCGCTTCTTCCATTTATCTATCCTTAACTCCAAATGACAATCAATTAGAATTGAACTGGACAGAATCTATTCCATGGAACAATACTTCATATGAAATATATAGAGAAACATTTGCCGGCAGTGGAATATTTAATTTAATCGGCACAACAAATTCAATTGGGTATGTAGACACAGGTTTAGTAAATGGTGCAGATTACTGTTATAAAATTAAAACCATTGGAAGTTATTCTTCTGGTGGAATAGTAAACCCTATTGAAAACTGGTCGCAAGAAGTTTGCGGATCACCTATTGATTTAACAGCTCCATGTCCACCGGAACTATTTATTGACGGTGATTGTGATGTAGAAGAAACTTATTTAACCTGGACCAATCCAAACAATTCATGTGCTGATGATGTAATGAGTTACAACTTATATTTTGCTGCTTTTGAAGGCGATAGTTTGGAATTTTTGACTTCTTTTAATTCTCAATTTGATACTTCATTTACCCATGCCGATCGCGGTAGTATTGCCGGTTGTTATTACATTACTGCTATAGATTCTGCACAATATGGAAATGAGTCGGAACCATCCAATATTGCGTGTATAGACAACTGTGATGGAGTTTATGATTTACCAAACGTATTTACACCTGATAACTCGGGAGCAAATGATTTATATCATCCATTGCTTCCTTATAAATTTGTAGATCACATAGAACTTCAAATATTTAGTCGTTGGGGAGACCTGGTTTACGAAACAACAGACCCTCAGATTGACTGGGACGGAGTAAATCTTGAAGGTAAAGTATGCAATGATGGTGTTTATTTCTACACTATTACGGTATATGAAATCAAATTATCAGGATTGGTAAGTAGAGAATTCCAAGGAAATATCACCATAATTAATTCACAACATTAA
- a CDS encoding leucyl aminopeptidase family protein translates to MHIQAEIQQKSKSNNTIYLLKKAKEIESYNLTKKASSYVEDQLKDGKFVEQSMGSGIGAMKIGKLADAYDRDEIRKFGAQVYKSLANHCDDIQVESPSKEAIELFVEGFALSAYKFDKYLSKKKENKLKAVYTTNQKADLNTVMHIVEATNWARTLVNEPVSYLTASQFSADIVEKCKDSGVKVEVLEKAKIESLKMGGLLAVNKGSIDPPTFTIMEWKPKKVTNKKPIVLVGKGIVYDTGGLSLKPTANSMDMMKCDMAGGAAMAATIYAVAKLNLPIHVITLIPATDNRPGGNAYAPGDIITMFNGMTVEVLNTDAEGRMALADALAYSDKFKPELVIDAATLTGAAARAIGVHASVVMGNADKAELDLLEEAGNHTFDRIASFPFWREYGDEMKSKIADLKNLGGAEAGMITAGKFLENFTSSPYIHLDIAGPSFILSEKGYNPAGGTGTAVRLLVEFLKRKAK, encoded by the coding sequence ATGCACATACAAGCTGAAATACAACAAAAATCTAAGAGTAATAACACTATTTATCTACTGAAAAAAGCCAAAGAGATTGAGTCATATAATCTTACTAAAAAGGCTTCTTCATACGTTGAAGATCAATTGAAAGATGGCAAGTTCGTGGAACAATCTATGGGTAGTGGAATAGGCGCTATGAAAATTGGTAAACTAGCAGATGCTTATGATAGAGATGAAATTAGAAAATTTGGTGCTCAGGTTTACAAAAGTTTAGCAAATCATTGTGACGATATCCAAGTAGAAAGCCCTTCAAAAGAAGCTATTGAATTGTTTGTTGAGGGGTTTGCTTTGAGTGCTTATAAGTTTGATAAATACCTTTCAAAAAAGAAAGAGAACAAGCTTAAAGCGGTGTATACTACAAATCAAAAAGCAGATTTGAACACAGTAATGCACATTGTTGAAGCCACTAATTGGGCCAGAACCTTAGTTAATGAGCCGGTTTCATACTTGACAGCTTCACAATTCAGTGCAGATATTGTAGAAAAATGTAAAGATTCAGGTGTAAAAGTTGAGGTACTTGAAAAAGCTAAAATTGAAAGCCTAAAAATGGGTGGATTGTTGGCTGTAAATAAAGGTTCAATAGACCCTCCTACTTTTACAATTATGGAATGGAAGCCTAAAAAGGTGACCAATAAAAAACCAATTGTTTTGGTTGGTAAAGGTATCGTTTATGATACCGGAGGTTTGAGTTTAAAACCTACTGCTAATTCAATGGATATGATGAAGTGTGATATGGCAGGTGGAGCAGCAATGGCGGCGACAATTTATGCTGTTGCTAAATTGAATCTTCCAATACATGTGATCACCTTAATTCCGGCTACGGATAATAGACCCGGAGGTAATGCATACGCTCCCGGAGATATCATCACCATGTTTAACGGAATGACAGTTGAGGTTTTAAATACGGATGCTGAAGGTAGAATGGCATTAGCAGATGCTTTGGCTTATTCAGATAAATTTAAACCTGAATTAGTAATTGATGCTGCTACTTTGACCGGTGCTGCTGCTCGCGCAATTGGAGTTCATGCTTCAGTTGTGATGGGAAATGCAGATAAAGCTGAATTGGATTTATTAGAAGAAGCAGGAAACCACACTTTTGATAGAATAGCCAGCTTTCCATTTTGGAGAGAATATGGTGATGAAATGAAATCCAAAATAGCAGATTTAAAAAACTTGGGAGGTGCTGAAGCCGGTATGATTACGGCAGGTAAATTTTTAGAAAACTTTACCTCATCTCCTTATATACACTTGGATATTGCAGGACCATCTTTTATTTTATCTGAAAAAGGTTATAATCCGGCTGGCGGAACAGGAACCGCAGTTAGGTTGTTGGTTGAATTCCTTAAAAGAAAGGCCAAATAA
- the accC gene encoding acetyl-CoA carboxylase biotin carboxylase subunit — translation MFDKILIANRGEIALRVLRTCKEMGIKTVAVYSTADRDSLHVRFADEAVCIGPPQSSDSYLDIPKIIAACEITNADAVHPGYGFLSENANFSRICAENGIKFIGASPEMIESMGDKATAKATMEKAGVPCIPGSKGLLKDLPDAKKTAKEVGYPIMLKATAGGGGKGMRVVWKEEELEDAWESARKEAKTSFANDGMYMEKFIEEPRHIEIQVAGDKFGNACHLSERDCSIQRRHQKLVEEVPSPFMTQKLRKAMGRAAIKAVKAIKYEGVGTVEFLVDKHRNFYFMEMNTRIQVEHTITEEVINYDLIKEQIKLAAGEKIEGKEYFPQLHAIQCRINAEDPFNDFRPCPGKITDYHEPGGHGIRIDTHVYAGYVIPPYYDSMISKLITVAQTREEAITKMERALDEYFIEGIKTTIPFHQKLMKDESFRKGNFTTKFMETFDINK, via the coding sequence ATGTTTGATAAAATACTAATAGCCAATAGAGGTGAGATTGCCCTGAGAGTTCTTAGAACTTGTAAAGAAATGGGTATTAAAACTGTTGCTGTTTACTCTACAGCTGACAGAGATAGTTTGCATGTTAGATTTGCAGACGAAGCAGTTTGTATCGGACCTCCTCAAAGTTCGGATTCTTATTTGGACATTCCGAAAATTATCGCAGCTTGCGAAATTACTAACGCAGATGCAGTGCATCCTGGATATGGTTTCTTGTCTGAAAATGCCAATTTCTCTAGAATTTGTGCTGAAAACGGAATCAAATTTATCGGAGCTTCACCAGAGATGATTGAATCTATGGGAGACAAAGCAACTGCTAAAGCAACAATGGAAAAAGCGGGTGTACCTTGTATACCTGGTTCAAAAGGTTTGTTAAAAGACCTTCCGGACGCTAAGAAAACTGCTAAAGAAGTTGGATATCCTATTATGCTTAAAGCTACCGCCGGTGGTGGTGGTAAAGGAATGAGAGTAGTTTGGAAAGAAGAGGAATTAGAAGATGCATGGGAATCTGCTAGAAAAGAAGCGAAGACGTCTTTTGCAAATGACGGAATGTACATGGAGAAATTCATTGAAGAACCTCGTCATATTGAAATTCAAGTAGCAGGAGATAAATTTGGAAATGCATGTCACTTGTCAGAAAGAGATTGTTCAATCCAAAGAAGACATCAAAAATTAGTTGAAGAAGTGCCTTCTCCATTTATGACTCAGAAACTGAGAAAAGCAATGGGAAGAGCAGCAATTAAGGCTGTAAAGGCGATCAAATATGAAGGGGTTGGTACTGTTGAGTTCTTGGTGGACAAACACAGAAACTTCTACTTCATGGAGATGAATACCAGAATTCAGGTTGAGCACACAATTACAGAAGAAGTAATTAACTATGACTTGATTAAGGAGCAAATTAAATTAGCTGCTGGTGAAAAAATTGAAGGAAAAGAATACTTCCCACAATTACACGCTATTCAATGTCGTATCAATGCTGAAGATCCATTTAATGATTTTAGACCTTGTCCAGGAAAAATTACGGATTATCACGAGCCGGGTGGACATGGAATTAGAATTGATACTCATGTTTACGCAGGATATGTAATTCCTCCTTACTATGATTCAATGATTTCAAAATTGATCACAGTTGCACAAACAAGAGAAGAAGCAATTACTAAAATGGAACGTGCACTTGATGAGTACTTCATTGAAGGAATTAAAACTACAATTCCTTTCCATCAAAAATTAATGAAAGACGAAAGTTTTAGAAAGGGTAATTTTACTACCAAATTCATGGAAACTTTCGATATCAATAAATAA
- a CDS encoding beta-ketoacyl-ACP synthase III encodes MTKTTAAITAVHGYVPDRVLSNQDLEKMVDTNDEWITTRTGIKERRIAEKGQALSDFGVEICKGILKKRGITPEDIDMVIVGSITGDYRFPSTANVITDKMGMTNAWGFDLSAACSGFLYALDIGKNYIENGTHKKIIVIGADVMSSIINYKDRATCIIFGDGGGGVLLEPSEDGLGIQDSIMRSDGAGREFLLQQIGGSLEPITKENAESDGQYVYQEGKTVFKHAVKNMAQVAVDIMDRNNLTADDIAWLAPHQANLRIIDATANRMGLDHSKIMINIEKFGNTTAGTIPLLLWEWEDKLKKGDNIILAAFGGGFTWGSVYLKWAY; translated from the coding sequence ATGACAAAAACTACCGCGGCTATTACTGCTGTTCACGGATATGTGCCAGATAGGGTTTTATCAAACCAGGATTTGGAAAAAATGGTTGACACCAACGACGAGTGGATTACAACCAGAACAGGAATAAAAGAAAGAAGAATCGCCGAAAAAGGGCAAGCATTGTCAGATTTCGGAGTTGAAATTTGCAAAGGTATTCTTAAAAAGCGCGGAATTACTCCGGAAGATATCGATATGGTTATTGTCGGATCTATTACCGGAGATTACAGATTTCCAAGTACAGCCAATGTAATTACTGATAAAATGGGAATGACTAATGCATGGGGATTTGATCTTTCAGCTGCATGTTCAGGTTTTCTTTATGCTTTGGATATTGGTAAAAACTACATTGAGAATGGAACGCATAAAAAGATCATAGTAATTGGTGCAGACGTTATGTCTAGTATTATCAATTATAAAGACCGTGCAACTTGTATCATTTTCGGAGATGGTGGAGGAGGAGTACTTCTTGAGCCTTCAGAAGATGGTTTAGGAATTCAGGATTCAATTATGAGATCTGATGGAGCCGGAAGAGAATTTTTATTGCAACAAATTGGAGGTTCTCTTGAGCCAATCACTAAAGAAAATGCTGAATCTGATGGACAATATGTTTATCAAGAAGGAAAAACAGTTTTTAAACATGCTGTAAAAAACATGGCTCAGGTAGCTGTGGATATCATGGATAGAAACAATCTTACAGCAGATGATATTGCATGGTTAGCTCCTCATCAAGCTAACTTGAGAATTATCGACGCCACTGCGAACAGAATGGGCTTAGATCATAGCAAAATCATGATTAATATTGAAAAATTTGGAAACACTACCGCTGGAACAATTCCATTGTTGTTGTGGGAGTGGGAAGATAAATTGAAAAAAGGAGATAACATAATTTTAGCTGCTTTCGGAGGTGGATTCACATGGGGATCTGTTTATCTGAAATGGGCTTACTAA
- a CDS encoding YceD family protein, which produces MKKDLLIQFSGLSDGLHHYDFQIGDAFFEQLDYTEISRADLEVKLALEKKPNMLILNFQISGKVEIMCDKCTDNYWQEVNTSDELIYKFGDGDSDDEKIILIPFGEVEIDITQPIYELTVLSLPNRRVHPEGQCDPEMLEKMDEYLLEEMDEEVAEEEDTSGEDETDPRWEALKKLKK; this is translated from the coding sequence ATGAAGAAGGACCTTTTGATACAATTCTCTGGATTGAGCGACGGTCTTCATCATTACGACTTTCAAATTGGGGATGCGTTCTTTGAGCAACTTGATTATACTGAAATCTCTAGGGCAGATTTAGAAGTTAAGCTGGCATTGGAAAAGAAACCCAATATGCTTATACTAAACTTTCAAATCTCCGGTAAAGTAGAAATCATGTGTGATAAATGCACAGATAACTACTGGCAAGAGGTGAACACGTCTGACGAACTCATTTATAAGTTTGGAGATGGAGATTCTGATGATGAAAAGATTATTTTAATTCCGTTTGGAGAGGTTGAAATAGATATTACGCAACCGATTTACGAATTAACCGTATTGAGTTTACCAAACAGAAGAGTTCATCCAGAAGGACAGTGTGATCCGGAAATGCTTGAAAAAATGGACGAGTACCTGCTTGAGGAGATGGATGAAGAAGTTGCTGAAGAAGAAGATACATCCGGTGAAGATGAAACAGATCCGAGATGGGAAGCGTTAAAAAAATTGAAAAAGTAA